The proteins below come from a single Drosophila willistoni isolate 14030-0811.24 unplaced genomic scaffold, UCI_dwil_1.1 Seg539, whole genome shotgun sequence genomic window:
- the LOC124461594 gene encoding uncharacterized protein LOC124461594 — protein MDKWPECAAKPNKTAETAARALVQEVFCRFGVPFVLHSDQGHIFEAGVFQACKRLMTVEKTQTTTLHPQSDGMVERFNRTLLDYSSTVHERSAYLPAMLTFGRELRLPNNLLFGLPTPVPTEVPGFLAKLQNQLRVVNANARRQLLTAAQTNKIRYDLGGNSDTRQTVRIKWRSHFLRLATESFF, from the coding sequence ATGGATAAGTGGCCGGAATGTGCAGCCAAACCGAACAAGACAGCCGAAACTGCAGCACGAGCATTGGTACAAGAAGTCTTCTGTCGATTCGGCGTTCCATTCGTCTTACACTCTGATCAAGGACACATCTTCGAGGCAGGTGTCTTCCAAGCCTGCAAGCGGCTGATGACAGTTGAAAAGACACAAACCACGACGCTGCATCCACAATCAGACGGAATGGTAGAACGCTTTAATCGCACGTTGCTAGATTACAGTTCCACAGTTCACGAAAGGTCCGCTTATTTGCCCGCAATGCTAACTTTTGGAAGAGAACTTAGACTGCCCAACAATTTACTATTTGGCCTACCAACTCCTGTCCCTACGGAAGTCCCGGGATTCCTCGCTAAACTGCAAAATCAACTGCGGGTGGTAAATGCGAACGCTCGCCGCCAGCTGCTAACGGCCGCCCAGACTAACAAAATCCGCTATGACCTGGGTGGAAACTCAGACACTAGGCAAACTGTCCGCATTAAGTGGCGTTCCCACTTTCTACGGTTGGCCACAGAGAGTTTTTTTTGA